Proteins encoded by one window of Esox lucius isolate fEsoLuc1 chromosome 4, fEsoLuc1.pri, whole genome shotgun sequence:
- the LOC105007533 gene encoding probable pancreatic secretory proteinase inhibitor isoform X1 — MIGKTVLLVCLAVFFFAADAEDKSRLYRRPSCGDMSRTQACPLNYSPVCGNDGKTYPNECSLCVHRLETNADILIVKDGSC; from the exons ATGATTGGGAAAACCGTTTTACTAGTTTGCCTGGCAGTCTTCTTCTTTGCAG CAGATGCAGAGGACAAATCCAGATTGTACAGGAGG CCTTCTTGTGGTGATATGAGCCGAACCCAGGCGTGTCCGCTCAACTACTCCCCAGTGTGCGGCAATGATGGGAAAACGTATCCCAACGAGTGTTCTCTCTGTGTTCACCGACT GGAAACCAATGCGGACATCTTGATAGTCAAAGATGGAAGTTGCTGA
- the LOC105007533 gene encoding probable pancreatic secretory proteinase inhibitor isoform X2 yields MIGKTVLLVCLAVFFFADAEDKSRLYRRPSCGDMSRTQACPLNYSPVCGNDGKTYPNECSLCVHRLETNADILIVKDGSC; encoded by the exons ATGATTGGGAAAACCGTTTTACTAGTTTGCCTGGCAGTCTTCTTCTTTGCAG ATGCAGAGGACAAATCCAGATTGTACAGGAGG CCTTCTTGTGGTGATATGAGCCGAACCCAGGCGTGTCCGCTCAACTACTCCCCAGTGTGCGGCAATGATGGGAAAACGTATCCCAACGAGTGTTCTCTCTGTGTTCACCGACT GGAAACCAATGCGGACATCTTGATAGTCAAAGATGGAAGTTGCTGA
- the exosc3 gene encoding LOW QUALITY PROTEIN: exosome complex component RRP40 (The sequence of the model RefSeq protein was modified relative to this genomic sequence to represent the inferred CDS: inserted 1 base in 1 codon): protein MPESITDSKPEKVVCGPGLRRNGDEVLVAKXGILRHKQPNLYWIDSQQRRYVPSKGENVIGVVTAKSGDIFKVDIGGSEQASLSYLAFEGATKRNRPNVQVGDLVYSQLIVANKDMEPELVCIDSCGRANGLGVFGADGLLFKVSLGLVRRLLAPQSEIAKDLEKMFPFEMVVGMNGRVWVKAKTIQQTLIVANLLESCENMTAQQRQTLFRRVADGSI, encoded by the exons atgCCCGAGAGTATTACGGACAGCAAACCAGAGAAGGTAGTTTGTGGACCAGGGCTTCGGCGAAACGGAGATGAAGTACTTGTTGCAA GCGGAATCCTTCGACATAAACAACCCAATCTGTACTGGATTGACTCGCAGCAAAGGCGG TATGTTCCATCAAAGGGTGAGAACGTGATCGGCGTCGTAACTGCCAAGTCAGGGGACATCTTCAAGGTGGACATTGGAGGAAGTGAGCAGGCGTCGCTCTCCTACCTGGCGTTCGAAGGCGCCACCAAGAGGAACCGACCTAATGTGCAG GTGGGGGACCTGGTATACTCTCAGTTAATAGTTGCCAACAAAGACATGGAACCAGAGCTGGTGTGTATAGACAGCTGTGGACGAGCTAATGGCTTGGGTGTGTTCGGAGCCGATGGTCTTCTCTTCAAGGTGTCCCTGGGACTCGTCCGCAG ACTGCTGGCGCCACAGAGTGAGATAGCCAAGGACCTAGAAAAGATGTTCCCCTTTGAGATGGTGGTGGGGATGAATGGGCGAGTGTGGGTCAAAGCCAAGACCATCCAGCAGACCCTCATCGTGGCCAACCTGCTGGAGAGCTGTGAGAACATGACAGCACAGCAACGGCAGACCCTCTTCAGGAGGGTGGCAGACGGATCTATCTAG